One region of Juglans microcarpa x Juglans regia isolate MS1-56 chromosome 7S, Jm3101_v1.0, whole genome shotgun sequence genomic DNA includes:
- the LOC121241285 gene encoding exocyst complex component EXO70A1-like: MKMGVAVVGTDSLSERAALMRESMQKSQTITDKVVSILGSFDHRLSALETAMRPTQIRTHSIRKANENIDKTLKAAEVLLAHFDLSSQAERKILRGPHEDLEGYLEAIDQLRGNIQFFSSKKGFKSNDEVLNNANSLLAKAIARLEDEFKQLLSSYSKPVEPDRLFDGLPNSLRPSSESPGHQRDTSDRNPSNNHSEHRRSNLEDAVYTPPTLIPPRILPLLHDLAKQMVQAGHQHKVLEVYRDTRSSVLEESLEKLGVEKLNKDDVQKMQWEVLEAKIGNWIHFMRIAVKLLFAGERIVCEQIFEGFDSLTDQCYSVVTSSSVSVLLSFGDAIARSKRSPEKLFVLLDMYEIMRELQSEIEMKFQGKACSETREAAFGLTKRLAQTAQETFGDFEEAVEKDATKTAVSDGTVHPLTSYVINYVKFLFDYQSTLKQLFQEFDNKDGTQLASVTTRIMQALQNNLDGKSKQYKDPALTHLFLMNNIHYMVRSVRRSEAKDLLGDDWVQRHRRIVQQHANQYKRNAWAKILQCLSIPGLASSGGGSSVGVDGGNSSGVSRALVKDRVKIFNTQFEELHQKQSQWTVPDTELCESLRLAVAEVLLPAYRSFVRRYGPLVENGRNPQRYIKYSADDLERMLGEFFEGKNLSEPRR; this comes from the exons ATGAAAATGGGGGTGGCTGTTGTAGGCACGGATTCTCTGAGCGAGAGAGCCGCTTTGATGAGAGAGTCGATGCAAAAGAGCCAGACCATCACCGATAAAGTTGTCTCCATCCTCGGCTCCTTTGATCACCGCCTCTCCGCCCTCGAGACCGCCATGCGTCCCACTCAG ATTAGAACGCATTCTATTAGGAAAGCTAACGAGAATATCGACAAGACTTTGAAGGCTGCTGAGGTTTTACTGGCCCATTTCGACCTTTCTAGTCAG GCAGAGAGGAAAATACTTAGAGGGCCACATGAGGACTTGGAGGGTTATCTAGAAGCAATCGATCAACTAAGAGGCAACATTCAATTTTTTAGCAGCAAAAAAGGCTTTAAAAGTAATGATGAAGTACTCAACAATGCAAACAGTCTACTTGCTAAGGCTATTGCAAGGCTAGAAGATGAGTTCAAGCAGCTACTATCATCTTACAg CAAACCTGTGGAGCCTGATCGTCTTTTCGACGGCCTACCAAACTCATTAAGACCATCTTCAGAATCTCCCGGGCATCAGCGTGACACTAGTGACAGGAATCCTTCCAATAACCATTCTGAACACCGGAGGAGTAACTTAGAAGATGCTGTATACACTCCTCCAACCCTTATACCCCCACGGATCCTGCCACTGCTGCATGATTTAGCTAAGCAGATGGTTCAAGCTGGCCACCAACATAAGGTGCTCGAAGTTTATAG GGATACCCGTTCTTCAGTTTTGGAAGAAAGTCTTGAAAAATTGGGAGTGGAAAAGCTTAACAAAGATGATGTTCAGAAGATGCAATGGGAAGTTTTAGAGGCCAAAATTGGGAACTGGATTCACTTCATGCGTATTGCT GTCAAACTGCTCTTTGCTGGAGAGAGGATAGTTTGTGAGCAAATATTTGAAGGCTTTGATTCTCTTACAGATCAGTGTTATTCTGTGGTTACTTCAAGTAGTGTTTCGGTACTACTTAGTTTTGGTGATGCGATTGCAAGAAGCAAGAGATCCCCAGAGAAGTTGTTTGTGCTTTTGGACATGTATGAAATAATGCGGGAGCTTCAGTCTGAG ATTGAAATGAAATTCCAAGGTAAAGCTTGCAGTGAAACAAGAGAAGCCGCCTTTGGTTTGACAAAACGGCTTGCACAGACAGCTCAGGAGACTTTTGGGGATTTTGAAGAAGCAGTTGAAAAGGATGCAACTAAAACTGCTGTATCGGATGGAACTGTCCATCCTTTGACAAGTTATGTAATTAACTATGTAAAGTTCTTGTTTGA CTACCAGTCAACCTTGAAGCAGCTTTTTCAAGAATTTGACAACAAAGACGGAACACAGTTGGCATCTGTAACAACGAGAATAATGCAGGCTCTTCAAAACAATTTGGATGGAAAATCTAAGCAGTATAAAGATCCTGCTTTGACCCACTTGTTTCTCATGAATAATATTCACTATATGGTCCGATCTGTACGCAG GTCAGAAGCCAAGGATTTGTTAGGGGATGATTGGGTGCAAAGACACAGGAGGATTGTGCAGCAGCATGCAAATCAATACAAAAGGAATGCGTGGGCAAAG ATTCTTCAGTGCCTCTCCATTCCAGGCCTAGCCTCATCCGGGGGTGGAAGTTCGGTGGGTGTTGATGGAGGAAATAGTAGTGGAGTTTCAAGAGCATTGGTCAAGGATAG GGTCAAGATATTCAATACGCAATTTGAGGAACTTCATCAAAAGCAATCTCAGTGGACAGTACCTGACACCGAGTTGTGCGAGTCTCTGAGACTTGCAGTTGCAGAAGTCTTGTTGCCTGCCTACAGATCTTTTGTAAGACGTTACGG GCCTCTCGTCGAGAATGGAAG